A segment of the Corylus avellana chromosome ca2, CavTom2PMs-1.0 genome:
gaaAATTTGAGGTAGACTTGAACTGGAtctaattttttgaattgattTAAGAGTCATGAAAGCTAGATTTGGACTTGGACTTCTTCTCCAATTTAGATTTtatgaaaaacttcactttggcctgCTGAACTTCTACCCGATTTTATAAaccctcctaaactttcaaatctctcactttggacctctgaactttgaatttctctcaatgtggacccctccgtcagattttaaacattacatgacatttatacccttggcttttgtataaaattttaacttccaaaacgtttttttattttaaaaaaaaaaacaaaaaaaaaatcagggatattttgatcttttttgtaattttaacggctaaaattgacaGAATGATCCTAATTGAGAGCAATTCAAAGTTTAGGGGTCTAAAGtaagaaatttgaaagttcagagggggatttgtaaaatcgggtgaaagtttagggggtcAAAATGAAGTTTACTCTAGATTTTAAGTAGAATTGTTAATCCAAATTCTTCCAATAGAACCCTACTTAGATTGTATCTCCTAACTTTAATTAACAGCTCAATGGGCCTTCATTGGCCATGAGGCCCAGGATCAAATGAGCAAGTTGTACAAAATTATTCCCCGCAATGATGAAGTTGAAATTTATAGATATAGGTTTaatcatgttatattaatttaatcattcacaataaggtaaaaattaatattatttttttcattcacaCGCATATATAATTAACATTACTTGTATGCCTTTGTTGCGTGCATGAAGAGTGAAGACATTGAATTGAAGAGCATTACTTAAATTCGTTTTAATTAGTTTGCAGTTGCAACCACGGTTGTCAGTGACTCTTACTGTAACATTATCTCAGCAGCAAGCAAGAGACTATCCACTCAAGATGTTGCCATTGGTAAAGCTCATGCTGCCCTCTTGGAGGTTCAAACTGCAGCTTCTTGTGGTGTTTATTTTTGCTGTTCAAAAATAGCAGTTATTTGCAGACTAGGGATTTTCTAGTCTTATCTTTAATAGCTTTGAAAGTTTTTAGAAGTGCTAACTTTAGAGAATATAGTGTAGCTAGATCAGTCGTTTCTCACCTATCTTATGTTGGAAAACATTTCCAATTCGTCTCCCATTTTCTACAGGTTTGTTACCGTGTAAAATGGTTTTTGGAAAaagatttttctatttttgagtgtttagcacaatctaaaataataaaatattagccAACATGAATATGTTTTCAACTCACCAAGATAAGTAATCTCCATGAGGTATAAAATGGTATACACTTCTTATTTACATTATACTATTTTTTGCCACTCTTCCACACTCCCCAATGGATTGAGCATTTTTTACGTACCATCTTATTTGAAAACTAATTGGTATCCAAGTGAAACAAGCCAAAGTCTTCTATGGCATTCGAAATCGTACCAAGCCAAACATGTTTTAAAAGTCGTCCATATGAGTAGAGCAGCACTGTTGCATCTTAGCAATACCGCCTTACCCATAACGCTACTTCAACTCAAACACATAACTCTGGCTCTAATACTAATTGTTAGATCGGGCCTTCAACAATCTCTTATGAAAACCAATTGATGTCCAGTAATTAAAGTCAGTCTCTTTACAGTATTCGAAACCATACAACGTAAAGCatgttctaaaagtaaaagCCGTCTACATGACCAAAGCGGCACTGTTGCACCTTAACACTCCCGAACAAGCAATTGTGAGATGGCCGCTAATGTGACCCACGGACTCGAGTAGGTGGGCCCCACAGGGCCCTCACACAATTGCCGGCCCAAATTGTAAATAATATCAGCAAGCAATTGCACTGAATCTCTATCTCACTTTCAAAGGCTTTCTAATCTCACACACTTGTCTCTTCCATGGCTCGTATTTTTCAATCTCTTTCTTACCAGCTCctcaaattatatgaaaatatatgatCATTATGAGCAAATATgtgtatattttaattaaacataatgtTTTAGGTTgatcttttaagtttttttatactaaaattTTAATGTTGTGAAGAATAAAAGTCGATATTATAAAAATGTCTTCTGCTTTTTTTGGGGGCCCCGGGGGGGGGGGAGAAGAAAAATGCCTTCTGCTTGAGACATTCGATTTGGTAATTAACCACTAAATTAGCTTTGTTGCTTTCTAACCAACCAAAAAGTTGTAGCGAATGACTTTCTTCACATCTAGTACTGATCAGAAGAAAACTCCAGCGAGCCCACCGTAATTCCTGCTTAAAACGGGGAATTTGTAGCCTTCGCCGCCGTCATTCACGTTGAAAAGATTTTGCACACTTGTTATAGctctaaataaataatatgcaTAATAATTTAGGAATAATTCTTTTATggaaataattaagtttaaaaGGAAATTCTCACATCAATATCTATTAATATTAACGAGAAATCGCTTATCTTGTCCATCTTTtgtcaaactattttttaaattcaccgCTATTAGATCTGTATAAAAGAGTTAACATGTGAGTCCTACAGattcaataatatatttaaaattaaaaaataaaaagaatacgTAAAGTTCGACAAAAATTGgatgggaaaaggaaaaaataacatttctttatCAATCCAGCTATTActttgaaatattaaattttaggagaaacttcagaaagcccccctgaacttccagccaatttgaaaaaacctctctaaattttcaaaactctcatttaggctccctgaattttcattttctctcactttggacacttttaaaattaaactacgtcgttttgggctaggtAGGTATTGTAATTTTAGGatacaaaacgacgtagtttaatgttaaaagggtccaaagtgagagaaaactaaaatttaggaagcctaaatgagagttttgaaaattcagggggactttctgaaatttctccaaaattttaaatgttgtaTTAGTATTGTAGTTGATGGAGAAAAATCATTTTGTTGAAATACTTTTTTGGTCAACCAAACCCAAAGTCAGGCTCTTACAGAACAGAAAGAGAACCATCAGAGTAGCGTTAGTGGGGGGCTAACAAAGGAACTTACCATGGTTAAGTCAAATAAATAGCTGGTGAGAGAGGACATAATGAAGAGGGACTTTTGACAGAGCACACCTAATTTTGGGGTTGGTGACCCCCTTTTTTATGACATATTCTTTGGAATGGTCCTTTGATGCTTGCTACGTTGCAAAGCTGACAGTTTTACGCCATTGGTATGGTTATTGATTATGCAGTGGGCCTCCATGCATAAATTAGGATATTCACAACATAGTAAATATGTGATACTCTTTAGatgaaaaagaatacaaaaagtcaaaaagctCTTTGAAAGAGCATTAAGCTTTGAAGTAACAATTGGAAATACATGCTGGGGTTTCGTCCATCCAAATGTTATCCATAGCATTCCTAGTCGCCTCCTTCGCCAATCCATGTGCTACTTTGATTGCTTCTTATTTGATATGACAAATTCTCCACTGTTGAAGGGACCTCATAACCAAACTTGGTGTCATCCACAATTAGCCCAAACCTAAGCCAGTTTTGCTCAGTCCCACCAATCGCCTTAACAACCGTCAAGGAGTCCCCTTCCAAGATAAACCTCATAGAGGCCTAAATCTCTGCATAATTCGGCTGCTTGCAGGATTGCCATGGCCTGATCCCCTGTAACTGGATCAAAGACAGTAGGAATAGTCTTACTTTTAGCCGCAGTGACGAGTCCTATATCATCTCGAATTATCACCCCAACTCTCATGTGTTTCCTCTCCAAAGCTATTGCAATGGCCTAGTTAGCTTTATTGAACCAGGAGGGGAAGTCCACCATTTCAAATGGCAATAACttctaaaaaagaagaaatggctATGATTTCGATCTATATGGTAGGATGCTTTATAAGTACATGTGATCCAAAAACTAGATTTAAACGATAGTTAATAATTTCAAGTATAAGATCAAATCAAGGGAAATCCATCAATCATAATATATCCTATTAAACTAccattcaattgacaatatttattcaaatttttaatccCAACAACGTTcttctaaactaccaaaacattgcccaatttttttttagtaagagCAAACTTGAATCTCTCTATGtaattctttcttctcttttttatttttttatttttgttaaattgacATCATTAacattcaactcaactcaaaaaattttaattttatttaaaattttatattttttcaaacaatttaaACATAATCTTAACACTTTGTTTTTTCTCCATATTTcacaattttaaattcaatttagtAGATTAGAAAAAAGATTGACAAACCCAAACGAAAAGTCATGTAGCAATTCAATTAATAACATTATTTCTCGTAACAAGTACCTTTAACGTAAACAAGGTGACTCATAATAATTACATATGACAgttacaaaggaaaaaaaaaaacaaacaaacaacctcCCAACACTTCTTTCTCTCCGGCTGTCGTTTACAGAGCAACGCCATTAGAGGGCGAGTTTGAGGTCTAGACCAACCTCTGCTTCTCCTTTCTTGGCCTTCTCTTTGTTACAGGGAGAAGGAAAGACAAGAGGAGGCCTTCTAAACTCAACCTCTCTGGTGAAATCCTCTTGCTCGAACTTGGGAACCCAACAGCTTGATTTCTGCAGATCATCTCCGCTGcacatcatcttcatcttcttgttgctcctcttcttcttctccagctcgttcatttcttttcttttgtaataaTTCCGCGCCTCTCTAAAGCTTCGTATCAGAGCAAAAAACTTCTCCATCTTCGCCTCctcctcatcttcttcatctccccCAACTCTCACACTCTTGTCATTTTCCATGGATGAagaaaattaatcaaacaatgcttatctttcttctttgggTGCTTAGAAATTTATAGGGCGGTGACTGATAGGAAGCCAAAAGTACCCCGCCGGCTAAGATTCCTTTAACAAGTGTGTGATGGGCATAAAAGTAAATTCGTATTGACGACGATGGGGGTGACATCAGCGTAGTTACGTCTGCGGGAGTCTTAAACAAGAAGTGTAAAAGGCCAACGAGGTTGTTTGGTGACGTATATTCCGTGACATCATGGACCCACTGGGTTGCGCGTTTTGCTGTTTCCAACGCTCTGATTCACGAGGATTTTGACCACTACTTCACGCGTCATTTGGACAACCAATAGAAACGActaaaataaggaaataaagcatttcattattataatttaatattattgtatCTTACCTATATTTagctttatttaattaaataaagtgaTATTATTCATAtcattaaatacaataatatttaatttttgaagttaTAATGAATAAATACTCG
Coding sequences within it:
- the LOC132172560 gene encoding protein NIM1-INTERACTING 1-like, with the protein product MENDKSVRVGGDEEDEEEAKMEKFFALIRSFREARNYYKRKEMNELEKKKRSNKKMKMMCSGDDLQKSSCWVPKFEQEDFTREVEFRRPPLVFPSPCNKEKAKKGEAEVGLDLKLAL